The following DNA comes from Pseudomonas sp. MYb118.
CAACGAGTCCACCGAGGTCGACGTCAGTGAGCTGGTGTTCTCGGTGCTCGATTCGATCAAGGACCCGACCACCGTGCCTTTCGGTTCGGCGTTCCCCAGCCCGACCCTGTTCCCCTTGCACCGGCTCTCGCGTTCGCTGGCCAGCGCCACCCGCGACATGGACCCGCGCATGGTTGTCACCGACATGTCCCCGGGTAACCCGCAACTGCGCCGCCAGATCGCCCTGCGCTACATGGTTGGTGGCCTGATGCTGCCCATGGAAGAGCTGCTGATCACCAACGGCGCACTCGAAGCCCTGAACCTGTGCCTGCAAGCCGTCACCGAGCCCGGCGACCTGGTGGCCATCGAAGCCCCGGCCTTCTACGCCTGCCTGCAGATTCTCGAACGGTTGAAGCTCAAGGCCGTGGAAATTCCTGTGCACCCGCGTGATGGCATGGACCTCGATGTGCTCGCGCAGACCCTGGAGCGCCATCCGATCAAGGCCTGCTGGACCATGACCAGTTTCCAGAACCCGATGGGCGCGACCATGCCCGAGGCGAAGAAACAGGAGCTGGTGGAGTTGCTGCGTCGGCATCAGGTGCCACTGATCGAAGATGACGTGTACGCCGAACTGTATTACGGCCAACAGGCGCCGAAACCCGCCAAGGCGTTCGACACCGAAGGTCTGGTGATGCACTGCGGTTCGTTCGCCAAGAGCCTGGCGCCGGGCTATCGGGTGGGCTGGGTCGCGGCCGGGCGCTATGCGCAGAAGATCGAGCGATTGAAGCTGATGACCTCGTTGTGCGCCTCGATGCCGGCCCAGGCGGCGATTGCCGACTACCTGCAACACGGCGGCTACGACCGGCATCTGCGCAAATTGCGTTATGCGCTGGAAGAGCAACAAAGCGCCATGCTGGCGGCGATTGCCCGCTACTTCCCGCCGCAGACCCGCGTCAGCCAGCCGGCCGGTGGCTACTTCCTGTGGCTGGAGCTGCCACCGCAGATGGACTCCCTGAAGCTGTTCCAGATGGCGTTGGCCCAGGGCATCAGCATTGCGCCGGGGCCGATCTTTTCACCGACCCAGCGATTCAGGAACTGTATTCGCCTGAACTATGGCAGCCCGTGGAATGAAGCGGCGGAACGGGCGATGGAGACGTTGGGGCGGATTGTGCGGTCGTTCTGAAGGTTGGTCGTTGCCTGTTCTGGCCCCATCGCGAGCAGGCTCGCTCCCACATCGGGACTGTGGCATTCACAAATCCCCTTGTGAGAGCGAGCCTGCTCGCGATGGGGCACTAACAGCCACCCAAAATCCGGCCCCTACCGCCCCCCACCCAAATCCACAAACGTCCCCGTCGCATAGGACGCCTTGTCCGACAACAACCACACAATCGCCTCGGCCACTTCATCCGGCCGGCCGCCGCGGGCCATGGGGATGGCCGATTCCAGCTTGCTGACCCGATCCGGATCACCGCTCAGCGCATGGAAATCGGTGTAGATGTAGCCAGGACGCACGGCATTGACGCGAATGCCCTCACCCGCCACTTCCTTGGACAGGCCCAGGGTGAAGGTATCGAGTGCGCCCTTGGACGCGGCGTAGTCCACGTATTCGTTGGGCGAGCCGAGGCGTGCGGCGACCGAGGAGACGTTGACGATGCTGCCGCCCTGCCCGCCATGCTTGGGCGACATGCGCAGTATGGCGTGCTTGGCGCAGAGGATCGGCGCCAGGACGTTGGTCTTGAGGGTTCTGAGGATGCGGAATTCGGACATTTCATCAATGCGCGACTTTTGCCCGACGGTGCCCGCATTGTTGACCAGCGCGGTCACCCGGCCCAGCTCGGCATCGACCCGGTTGAACAGCGCAATCACTTCATCTTCGATACTGACATCGGC
Coding sequences within:
- a CDS encoding SDR family oxidoreductase, encoding MDKVIVITGGSRGIGAATAQLAAEQGYRICINYQSDEEAAHRVLEQVRALGAQAIAVRADVSIEDEVIALFNRVDAELGRVTALVNNAGTVGQKSRIDEMSEFRILRTLKTNVLAPILCAKHAILRMSPKHGGQGGSIVNVSSVAARLGSPNEYVDYAASKGALDTFTLGLSKEVAGEGIRVNAVRPGYIYTDFHALSGDPDRVSKLESAIPMARGGRPDEVAEAIVWLLSDKASYATGTFVDLGGGR
- the mapR gene encoding GntR family transcriptional regulator MpaR (MapR regulates genes involved in Pseudomonas quinolone signal (PQS) production and anthranilate metabolism) encodes the protein MKRYEKFADDIAELIRSGVLGPGQRVPSVRYASQTYGVSPSTVFQAYYLLERRGLIRARPRSGYFVNTHAPSPFSEPVISSQVNESTEVDVSELVFSVLDSIKDPTTVPFGSAFPSPTLFPLHRLSRSLASATRDMDPRMVVTDMSPGNPQLRRQIALRYMVGGLMLPMEELLITNGALEALNLCLQAVTEPGDLVAIEAPAFYACLQILERLKLKAVEIPVHPRDGMDLDVLAQTLERHPIKACWTMTSFQNPMGATMPEAKKQELVELLRRHQVPLIEDDVYAELYYGQQAPKPAKAFDTEGLVMHCGSFAKSLAPGYRVGWVAAGRYAQKIERLKLMTSLCASMPAQAAIADYLQHGGYDRHLRKLRYALEEQQSAMLAAIARYFPPQTRVSQPAGGYFLWLELPPQMDSLKLFQMALAQGISIAPGPIFSPTQRFRNCIRLNYGSPWNEAAERAMETLGRIVRSF